The following are encoded in a window of Perca flavescens isolate YP-PL-M2 chromosome 24, PFLA_1.0, whole genome shotgun sequence genomic DNA:
- the ccdc28a gene encoding coiled-coil domain-containing protein 28A isoform X1 yields MEERKLKRKSPRISTSTAAPTGGSGRKTTASSGGRHVGSSHNAGSQKSKNRRGVRDKPRQQLGLGGRSNQKQGQAAPTIQHSFLTDVSDVQEMENGLLSLLNDFHSGKLQAFGNECSIDQMEHVREMQEKLARLHFDLYSEVDEMPEDQKKVACDTNMDKLLLNSETESSRLPRHSEDCQYLIFYFLVNPI; encoded by the exons ATGGAGGAGCGAAAGCTAAAGAGAAAGAGTCCCAGGATCTCCACCAGCACCGCGGCTCCGACCGGTGGCTCTGGCCGGAAAACCACCGCTTCCTCCGGGGGACGGCACGTCGGCTCAAGCCATAACGCGGGGAGCCAAAAGAGCAAAAATAGGAG GGGAGTTAGAGACAAACCCAGGCAGCAACTGGGTTTAGGTGGTCGATCTAATCAGAAGCAGGGCCAGGCAGCACCTACCATCCAGCACTCCTTTCTGACTGATGTGTCAGATGTACAGGAGATGGAGAACGGCCTGCTCAGTCTCCTCAATGACTTCCACTCAGGGAAACTACAAGCATTTG GCAATGAGTGCTCCATTGACCAGATGGAGCACGTGAGAGAGATGCAGGAGAAGCTGGCTCGTTTGCACTTTGACCTTTACAGCGAGGTGGATGAAATGCCAGAGGACCAGAAGAAAGTGGCCTGCGACACCAACATGGACAAATTACTTCTTAAT TCAGAAACTGAATCTAGCCGACTCCCAAGACATTCCGAGGACTGCCAGTATttgattttctattttcttgTCAACCCCATCTGA
- the ccdc28a gene encoding coiled-coil domain-containing protein 28A isoform X2, which yields MEERKLKRKSPRISTSTAAPTGGSGRKTTASSGGRHVGSSHNAGSQKSKNRRGVRDKPRQQLGLGGRSNQKQGQAAPTIQHSFLTDVSDVQEMENGLLSLLNDFHSGKLQAFGNECSIDQMEHVREMQEKLARLHFDLYSEVDEMPEDQKKVACDTNMDKLLLNLEELSSSIQKLNLADSQDIPRTASI from the exons ATGGAGGAGCGAAAGCTAAAGAGAAAGAGTCCCAGGATCTCCACCAGCACCGCGGCTCCGACCGGTGGCTCTGGCCGGAAAACCACCGCTTCCTCCGGGGGACGGCACGTCGGCTCAAGCCATAACGCGGGGAGCCAAAAGAGCAAAAATAGGAG GGGAGTTAGAGACAAACCCAGGCAGCAACTGGGTTTAGGTGGTCGATCTAATCAGAAGCAGGGCCAGGCAGCACCTACCATCCAGCACTCCTTTCTGACTGATGTGTCAGATGTACAGGAGATGGAGAACGGCCTGCTCAGTCTCCTCAATGACTTCCACTCAGGGAAACTACAAGCATTTG GCAATGAGTGCTCCATTGACCAGATGGAGCACGTGAGAGAGATGCAGGAGAAGCTGGCTCGTTTGCACTTTGACCTTTACAGCGAGGTGGATGAAATGCCAGAGGACCAGAAGAAAGTGGCCTGCGACACCAACATGGACAAATTACTTCTTAAT CTTGAGGAGCTGAGTTCTTCGAT TCAGAAACTGAATCTAGCCGACTCCCAAGACATTCCGAGGACTGCCAGTATttga